In Saccharomycodes ludwigii strain NBRC 1722 chromosome III, whole genome shotgun sequence, one DNA window encodes the following:
- the SHQ1 gene encoding Hsp90 cochaperone SHQ1 (similar to Saccharomyces cerevisiae YIL104C | SHQ1 | Small nucleolar RNAs of the box H/ACA family Quantitative accumulation), producing the protein MITPRFEISQDSDYIYIKIHISNIRFNSQGLELLVDKNLFIFYLSPYYLRLRFDNELQNLDGETEDNGETDASTRVTAEYKSKEERIDVRIPKLVSGTEFKDLDTPLKLLARKGDILATNQQQKKELGSISKGPLIQEVESTASKSNIEPYAHENIEDIAKDGEDFEWEIKQTLNLGDDSDTNGVANIAFNRIGFDNQYSSDIIEISCSHGNDINEVALSSLKTKSANERVLERIANENNKFDPDYYASEYMTFVHGTEEDLEINGIKTILKCIPVIPKLYLLWFKENGGNNANKNGHKFFVEFSKEEQNQMSDNLPNKTYFVDDVKPLYLTILSLLFAYMYEQLENECQHNTESAWTIGKLTPQLSNLDQQLILKDISAPTINVVREAIIIGLRKAVAYPLHRNYELGMKCWDYVYYTLLGGCKLVAKVLLDIHELFRFHDVYYVYNKILLDDLCSWFIKYGNENVINNLANEVKIQIRNDRIKKGDIQFDCVTGINETNGEVEYEKMNLEEIESIAEKQYSELLEQQEFEEQD; encoded by the coding sequence ATGATCACGCCAAGGTTTGAGATATCTCAAGATTCGGATTATATCTACATCAAAATACACATTTCTAACATCAGGTTCAATTCACAGGGGTTAGAATTGCTTGTTGATAAAaacctttttattttttatttgtcaCCGTATTATCTAAGATTAAGGTTTGATAACGAATTGCAAAACCTTGATGGAGAAACAGAAGATAATGGTGAGACAGATGCTTCAACAAGGGTAACTGCAGAATATAAAAGTAAAGAGGAGCGTATTGATGTTAGAATACCAAAATTAGTATCTGGAACAGAATTTAAAGATTTAGATACaccattaaaattattagccAGAAAAGGTGATATCTTGGCAACtaatcaacaacaaaaaaaggagcTAGGATCTATTTCTAAGGGGCCTTTGATTCAAGAAGTTGAATCCACCGCCAGTAAGAGCAACATTGAGCCATATGCTcatgaaaatattgaagATATTGCTAAGGATGGTGAAGATTTTGAATGGGAGATTAAGCAAACATTGAATTTGGGAGATGACAGTGACACCAATGGTGTTGCGAATATTGCCTTTAATAGAATTGGGTTTGATAATCAATATAGCAGTGATATAATTGAGATAAGTTGTTCTCATGGCAATGATATTAATGAAGTTGCTTTATCAAGCTTAAAAACCAAATCAGCAAATGAACGTGTATTAGAACGCATTGCCaatgaaaacaacaaatttgATCCAGATTACTATGCTTCGGAATATATGACATTTGTACATGGAACTGAAGAAGATTTGGAAATTAATGGGATTAAAACTATATTAAAATGCATACCTGTAATACCTAAATTGTATTTACTATGGTTTAAGGAAAATGGAGGGAATAACGCCAATAAAAACGGacataaattttttgtagAATTTTCTAAAGAAGAACAGAATCAAATGAGTGATAATTTGCCTAATAAGACGTATTTTGTAGATGATGTCAAACCACTATatttaacaatattaagTTTACTATTTGCTTATATGTATGAACAGTTAGAAAACGAATGTCAACATAACACGGAATCTGCATGGACAATAGGCAAATTGACGCCTCAACTATCTAATTTAGATCAGCAATTAATATTGAAGGATATATCGGCACCTACCATAAACGTTGTTAGAGAAGCTATAATTATAGGTCTTAGAAAGGCTGTGGCATATCCACTACATAGAAATTATGAATTAGGTATGAAATGTTGGGATTACGTTTACTATACTTTGTTAGGTGGTTGTAAGTTGGTAGCTAAAGTGTTATTGGATATACATGAATTATTTAGATTTCACGATGTTTATTATGTTTATAACAAGATTTTGCTAGATGATTTATGTTCTTGGTTTATTAAGTATGGAAATGAAAATgtcattaataatttagcCAACGAAGTAAAGATTCAAATTAGAAATGATCGAATAAAGAAAGGAGATATCCAATTCGATTGTGTAACTGGTATCAATGAAACAAATGGCGAGGTtgaatatgaaaaaatgaatttagAAGAAATAGAATCCATAGctgaaaaacaatattctGAACTATTAGAACAACAAGAATTTGAAGAGCAGGATTGA